The Pseudomonas putida nucleotide sequence GCTGGCAGGCCAGTTCGATGAAGTGCGCGCCTTTTTGCGCGGCCTCGGCGAAGAGGATGCCGTTGTTGGCGAGGATCGCCACCGGGTAGCCGTGCAGGTGGGCGAAGCCACACACCAGGGTGGTGCCGAACAGCGCCTTGAATTCATCGAACGCCGAACCGTCGACCAGCCGCGCGATAACCTCGCGCACGTCGAACGGCTGCTTGGCATCGGCAGGCACCACGCCATACAGCTCGTCGGCGTTGTACAGCGGTGCAACCGGCGCCTGGCGCTGCAACTTGCCGAGCTTGTGCCAGTTGAGGTTGGCCACGCTGCGCCGGGCGATGGCCAGGGCGTGTTCGTCGTTGTCGGCGTAGTGGTCGGCGACGCCACTGGTGCGGCAATGCACATCGGCGCCGCCGAGGTCCTCGGCGCTCACCACCTCACCGGTTGCCGCCTTCACCAGCGGCGGCCCGGCGAGGAAGATGGTCGCCTGCTGGCGCACCATGATCGCTTCGTCGGCCATGGCCGGCACATAGGCGCCGCCTGCGGTGCACGAGCCCATCACCACGGCGATCTGCGGGATGCCCAGCGCGCTCATGTTGGCCTGGTTGAAGAAGATCCGCCCGAAGTGCTCGCGGTCGGGAAACACTTCGTCCTGGCGCGGCAGGTTGGCGCCGCCGGAATCCACCAGGTAGATGCACGGCAGGCGGTTCTGCAGGGCGATGGTCTGTGCGCGCAGGTGCTTCTTCACCGTCAGCGGGTAGTAGGAGCCGCCTTTGACCGTGGCGTCGTTGGCCACGATCATGCATTCCACGCCTTCGACGCGGCCGATGCCGGCGATCACGCCCGCAGCCGGTACGTCTTCGCCGTACACCTCATGGGCGGCCAGCTGGCCGATCTCGAGAAACGGCGAGCCTGGGTCGAGCAGGCGGTCGATGCGCTCGCGCGGCAGCAGCTTGCCACGCGAGGTATGCCGCTCCTGAGCCTTGGGCCCGCCGCCCTGGGCCACCTGGGCGAGCAGGCCGCGCAGGGCCTGGACCTGTTCGAGCATGGCCGCGCTGTTGCCGGCGAACTCTGCCGAACGCGGGTTGATCTGGGTGTGCAAGGTAGCCATGTGCGCCCGTCCCTTGTGCTCAGCGGGTTTCGTTGAACAGTTCGCGGCCGATCAGCATCCGGCGGATTTCGCTGGTGCCGGCACCGATTTCGTACAGCTTGGCGTCGCGCAGCAGGCGGCCAGCCGGGAATTCGTTGATATAGCCGTTGCCGCCGAGGATCTGGATCGCTTCCAGGGCCATTTGCGTGGCGCGTTCGGCGGTGTAGAGGATCACTCCGGCGGCGTCCTTGCGGGTAGTCTCGCCACGGTCGCAGGCCTGGGCCACGGCATACAGGTAGGCGCGGCTGGCATTGAGCTGGGTGTACATGTCGGCGATCTTGCCCTGGATCAGCTGGAACTCGCCGATGCTCTGGCCGAACTGCTTGCGGTCATGGATGTACGGCACCACCAGGTCCATGCAGCTTTGCATGATGCCGGTCGGGCCGCCGGACAGCACCACGCGCTCGTAGTCCAGGCCGCTCATCAGCACACGCACACCGCCGTTGAGCTGGCCGAGGATGTTTTCTGCCGGCACTTCGACGCCGTCGAAGAACAACTCGCAGGTGTTGGAACCGCGCATGCCCAGCTTGTCGAACTTGTTGCTGCGGCTGAAGCCCTTCCAGTCACGCTCGACGATGAACGCGGTGATGCCGTGGGCGCCCTTGTCCAGGTCGGTCTTGGCGTAGATCACGTAGGTGTTGGCGTCGGGGCCGTTGGTGATCCAGGTCTTGCTGCCGTTGAGCACATAGTGGTCGCCGCGCTTTTCCGCACGCAGTTTCATCGACACCACGTCGGAACCGGCGTTGGGCTCGCTCATCGCCAGGGCGCCGATGTGTTCGCCGCTGATCAGCTTGGGCAGGTACTTGAGTTTCTGCTCGTGGGTGCCGTTGCGGTTGATCTGGTTGACGCAGAGGTTGGAGTGGGCGCCGTAGGACAGCGCGACCGAGGCTGAGCCACGGCTGATCTCTTCCATCGACACCACGTGGGCCAGGTAGCCCAGGCCGGCGCCACCGTATTCTTCCGACACGGTGATACCCAGCAGCCCCATGTCGCCGAACTTGCGCCACATGTCGGCGGGGAACAGGTTGTCATGGTCGATCTGCGCGGCGCGCGGGGCCAGTTCGGCGGCAACGAAGGTGCGCACCTGGTCGCGGAGCATGTCGATGGTTTCGCCTAGGGCGAAGTTCAGGGTGGGGTAATGCATGCTGGGGCACCTTGTTGTTCTTGAAATATGGGTAACACCGTAGCTCGCGGAACTGGCGCCGGTGTCATTGATCACCTTTACGTTAACGTAAACCTGCTATCTGTCACTGTCAATCGGCCCGTCACCTTTACGTAAACGTAAATATGCGCCAAAGTATTCGCAGCTCGCTTCAGCCGTGCCCAGAACAACCACAAGAAGGGACACCCATGAGTCAACCAAGCTATTCCCGCGGCCGCCAGGACCAACCGCTGCTGACCCTGACCATCGGCCAGGCCTTCGATGCCACCGTGGCCCGCTGCGCCGACGGCGAAGCGCTAGTGGTGCGCCACCAGGGCCTGCGCTACAGCTGGCGGCAGCTGGCTGAACAGGTCGACCAGCATGCCCGTGCCCTGATGGCCCTGGGCGTGAACACCGGCGACCGGGTCGGCATCTGGTCGCCCAACTGCGCCCAGTGGTGCATTTTGCAGGTGGCCAGCGCCAAGGTCGGCGCGATCCTGGTCAACATCAACCCGGCCTATCGCGTGGGTGAACTGGAGTACGTACTACGCCAGTCCGGCTGCCGCTGGCTGGTGTGTGCCGATGCGTTCAAGAGCTCCGATTACCATGCCATGGTTCAGGAGCTGGTACCGGAGTTGGCGACCAGCCACATCGGTGAGCTGGCCAGTCAACGCCTGCCCGAACTGCGCGGGGTGATCAGCCTGGCGGCCAAGCCGCCCAGCGGCTTCCTGCCCTGGCCGGCATTGGCCGAACGGGCAGGGCAGGTCTCGACCGAAGCCTATGCGGCGCGTCAGCAGGGCCTGCAGTTCGACCAGCCGGTGAATATCCAGTACACCTCCGGCACCACTGGTGCGCCCAAGGGGGCCACGCTCAGCCACTACAACATCCTCAACAACGGCTTCATGGTCGGCGAGAGCCTGGGCCTGAGCGAGCGCGACCGCATGGTGATCCCGGTGCCGCTGTACCACTGCTTCGGCATGGTCATGGCCAACCTCGGCTGCATCACCCACGGCAGCACAATGGTCTACCCCAACGATGCCTTCGACGCCGAGCTGACCCTGCGCGCGGTGGCCGAGGAGCGCGCCAGCATCCTCTATGGTGTGCCGACCATGTTCATCGCCATGCTCGACCACCCGTCGCGCACGCAACTGGACCTGACGACCCTGCGCAGCGGCATCATGGCCGGCGCCACCTGCCCGATCGAGGTGATGCGCCGGGTGATCGACCAGATGCACATGGCTGAAGTGCAGATCGCCTACGGCATGACCGAAACCAGTCCGGTATCGCTGCAGACCGGCCCGGACGACGAACTGGAACTGCGCGTGACCACCGTCGGCCGCACCCAGCCACAGCTGGAGACCAAGCTGGTGGACGCCGATGGCTGCATCGTCGGCCGAGGCGAAATTGGCGAACTGTGCACCCGTGGCTACAGCGTGATGCTCGGCTACTGGGACAACCCCCAGGCCACGGCGGACGCCATCGACCCGGCCGGCTGGATGCACTCGGGCGACTTGGCGGTGATGGACGAGCAGGGTCACGTGCGCATCGTCGGGCGCAACAAGGACATGATCATTCGTGGCGGTGAGAACATCTATCCACGAGAACTGGAAGAGTTCTTCTACACCCATCCGGCGGTGGCCGATGCGCAGGTAGTCGGCATTCCGTGCAGCCGCTATGGCGAGGAGATCGTCGCCTGGATCAAGCTGCACCCAGGGCATAGCGCCACGGTCGAGGAATTGCAGGGCTGGTGCAAGGCGCGCATTGCGCACTTCAAGGTGCCACGGTATTTCCGCTTCGTTGACGAGTTCCCGATGACGGTGACCGGCAAGGTGCAGAAGTTCAGGATGCGCGAGATCAGTGTGGCGGAAATTACCACTGTAACTGCCGGTTGATGTGTGGCTTGTTCGGCCCTTTCGCGGGCCGGAAAGGTCAGCGCAGATCCATTGCCTTGCAAAGCCCTGCGGCAAGCTCGGCAACGGTCTGGTAATCACGGCGCAAGTGCACGCCGTAACGAGCCTCCAGCCCCATCAGCGCAAATTCGCATTTGTCCCTGTCCTGATGCGCCAGCAAGGTCCCCAGCCATGGATCGACCACCCCGGCATCCTGTAAATAGTCGATTACTTGTCGCTCGAATTCCATGCGCAGCCAACGGGTTGCGATATGCACGATAGGGGCTCCTTGGCATAAATCGGGAGCCCTAATCTTCAATACCGCCGCCAATCTGCGCTACTGGCAAAAATATCAGGCGCCGTCGTCTACCCTTAAGCCTTCACCGGTGGCTCCTGGCTCGGCGGATCCCCCACCGTCGGCGGCATGGTTGGCTTGATCGGCAACTCGTCCGGATCTTCCTCCGGCACGGGCGGCGGCAAGCTCGGGTCGTCGATGTTGGGATCGGGTGTTTCCGGTGGAATCGGAATGTTCATGGCCTGACCTCGCATGGGTGGTTTGAAGAGGTACTGCAGGCTCTGACCGCTGGCAGCTGCCGTTCGCTCAATTTTTTTGAACCCCACGCCTGTGCCCGGCTCTGAACCCTTACCGCCACCAGCCTGAGGGAGCAAGGTCGATGTCACGAAACGAGCCCTTTGAAAGCGTGCCCATGGCGAACGATCACCCGGACCAGGCCATCAGCCTGTCCCAGGCGCTGCTGGCACCGCGCATCGTGATCGAAGACACCCAACCCGTGCTCGATGCCGGCACCTTCGCCGCCAAGGCCGTCAGCGGCCAGCCGGTGGCTGTCAGCAGCAAGGTCTACGGCGACGGCCACGACCGCCTGGCGGTGGTGCTCAACTGGCGCCAGGCCCACAGCCGTCGCTGGCACTGCGTGCCGATGCAGTCGCCGGGCAACGACCTGTGGCTGGCCGAGTTCACCCCCATTGAACTGGGCCCGCACCTGTTCAGCATCGAGGCCTGGATCGACCCGTTCGCCACCTACTGCCACGACCTGGAGAAGAAGTACCACGCCGGGGTCGAGGTCAAGCTGGAGCTGGAAGAGGGCCGGCTGATGCTCGGCCAGGGTATCGACCTCAGCGAAGGCGCGTTGCGCGAGGAGCTCAGCGCCTTGCAGCAGCAGCTGGTTTCGCTCAAGGCCGATGACCAGGTGGCGTTGCTGCTGCACCCTGACACCGCACGGCTGATGGCCGAAGCCGAGCACCGCAGCTACCAGACCCGCAGCGGCGAATTCCCCGTCGATGTCGATCGGCCGGCAGCTTTGTTCGCCAGCTGGTACGAGCTGTTCCCGCGCTCGGTCACCGACAGCCCCGAGCGCCACGGCACCTTCAACGACGTGCACGAACGCCTGCCGATGATCCGCGACATGGGCTTCGACGTGCTGTACTTCCCGCCAATCCACCCGATCGGCACCCAGCACCGCAAGGGCCGCAACAACGCTTTGCGTGCCGAGCCCGGCGACCCCGGCAGCCCCTACGCGATTGGCAGCCCGGAGGGCGGCCATGAGGCCATCCACCCGCAGTTGGGCACGCGCGAGGACTTCCGTCGGCTGGTCGCCGCTGCGGCCGAGCACGGCCTGGAAATCGCCCTGGACTTCGCCATCCAGTGCTCCCAGGACCACCCCTGGCTGAAAGAGCACCCCGGCTGGTTCAGCTGGCGCCCCGACGGCACCATTCGCTACGCCGAGAACCCGCCGAAAAAGTACCAGGACATCGTCAACGTCGACTTCTACGCCGCCGACGCGGTACCGAGCCTGTGGCTGGCCCTGCGTGACGTGGTGGTCGGCTGGGTCGAGGAGGGCGTGAAGACCTTCCGCGTCGACAACCCGCACACCAAGCCGCTGCCGTTCTGGCAATGGTTGATCGCCAATGTTCGCAGCCAGTACCCCGAGGTGATCTTCCTCGCCGAGGCCTTCACCAAGCCTGCGATGATGGCGCGCCTGGGCAAGGTGGGGTATGCGCAGAGCTATACCTACTTCACCTGGCGCAACAGCAAGCAGGAGCTGCGCGAGTACTTCGAGGAACTCAACCAGCCGCCGTGGCGCCACTGCTATCGGCCGAACTTCTTCGTCAACACGCCGGACATCAACCCCTATTTCCTGCACACCTCGGGCCGCGCCGGGTTCCTCATCCGTGCTGCGCTGGCGACCATGGGTTCGGGGTTGTGGGGCATGTATTCGGGCTTCGAGCTGTGCGAAAGCACGCCGCTGCCGGGCAAGGAGGAGTACCTGGATTCGGAGAAGTACGAGATCCGCCCGCGCGACTTCAACCAGCCTGGCAACATCGTCGCCGAGATTGCCCAGCTCAATCGTATCCGTCGGCAGAACCGGGCGTTGCAGACGCACCTGGGCGTGGCGTTCTTCAACTGCTGGAACGACAACATCCTGTACTTCGCCAAGCGCACGCCCGAGCGCGACAACTACATCCTGGTGGCGATCAGCCTTGACCCGCACAACGCCCAGGAGGCCAGTTTCGAGCTGCCGTTGTGGGAGCTGGGGCTGGACGACAATGCCGACACCTTGGGCGAGGACCTGATGAACGGCCACCGCTGGACCTGGCATGGCAAGACCCAGTGGATGCGCATCGAGCCCTGGCACCAGCCGTTTGGTATCTGGCGCATCGAAAAGGCCCGTTAACGGCAGCACGTTATTACCTCTGGTAGGAGCGAGCGTAGCTCGCGATGGGGCGCACAGCGGCCCCAGTTTTTCAGCTTCGCATCTACTATTGCCGGGGCTGCCTTGCAGCCCATCGCGAGCTGCGCTCGCTCCTACAGGGATCGCGCGCAACCGAGGACAGAAAGGAGTCACCCATGGCCAAGCGTTCCCGCCCGGCAGCCTTCATCGATGACCCGCTGTGGTACAAGGACGCCGTGATCTACCAGCTGCACATCAAGTCGTTCTTCGATGCCAACAACGACGGCATTGGCGATTTCGCCGGCCTGATCAGCAAGCTCGACTACATCGCCGAACTCGGCGTCAACACCCTGTGGCTGCTGCCGTTCTACCCCTCGCCACGGCGCGACGACGGCTACGACATCGCCGAATACAAAGCCGTGCACCCGGACTACGGCAGCATGGCCGACGCCCGCCGCTTCATCGCCGAGGCGCACAAGCGCGGCCTGCGGGTGATCACCGAGCTGGTCATCAACCACACCAGCGACCAGCACCCGTGGTTCCAGCGTGCCCGCCATGCCAAGCGCGGCAGCAAGTCGCGGGACTTCTACGTGTGGTCGGATGATGACCAGAAGTACGACGGCACGCGGATCATCTTCCTCGACACCGAGAAGTCCAACTGGACCTGGGACCCGGTCGCCGGCCAGTACTTCTGGCACCGCTTCTATTCGCACCAGCCGGACCTCAACTTCGACAACCCACAGGTGCTCAAGGCGGTGATCGGGGTGATGCGCTTCTGGCTCGACCTGGGCGTAGATGGCCTGCGCCTGGACGCCATCCCGTACCTGATCGAGCGCGACGGCACCAACAACGAAAACCTCCCCGAAACCCACACGGTGCTCAAGGCGATCCGCGCCGAGATCGACGCCAACTACCCCGACCGAATGCTGCTGGCCGAGGCCAACCAGTGGCCCGAGGACACCCGACCGTACTTTGGCGAAGGCGATGGCGACGAATGCCACATGGCCTTCCACTTTCCGCTGATGCCGCGCATGTACATGGCCCTGGCCATGGAAG carries:
- a CDS encoding carboxyl transferase domain-containing protein, with the protein product MATLHTQINPRSAEFAGNSAAMLEQVQALRGLLAQVAQGGGPKAQERHTSRGKLLPRERIDRLLDPGSPFLEIGQLAAHEVYGEDVPAAGVIAGIGRVEGVECMIVANDATVKGGSYYPLTVKKHLRAQTIALQNRLPCIYLVDSGGANLPRQDEVFPDREHFGRIFFNQANMSALGIPQIAVVMGSCTAGGAYVPAMADEAIMVRQQATIFLAGPPLVKAATGEVVSAEDLGGADVHCRTSGVADHYADNDEHALAIARRSVANLNWHKLGKLQRQAPVAPLYNADELYGVVPADAKQPFDVREVIARLVDGSAFDEFKALFGTTLVCGFAHLHGYPVAILANNGILFAEAAQKGAHFIELACQRGIPLLFLQNITGFMVGKKYEEGGIAKHGAKLVTAVACAQVPKFTVIIGGSFGAGNYGMCGRAYDPRFLWMWPNARIGVMGAEQAAGVLAQVKREQNERSGQAFSAEDEAKLKQPILDQYEHQGHPYYSSARLWDDGVIDPAQTRDVLGLALSAALNAPIEQSRFGIFRM
- a CDS encoding isovaleryl-CoA dehydrogenase, with product MHYPTLNFALGETIDMLRDQVRTFVAAELAPRAAQIDHDNLFPADMWRKFGDMGLLGITVSEEYGGAGLGYLAHVVSMEEISRGSASVALSYGAHSNLCVNQINRNGTHEQKLKYLPKLISGEHIGALAMSEPNAGSDVVSMKLRAEKRGDHYVLNGSKTWITNGPDANTYVIYAKTDLDKGAHGITAFIVERDWKGFSRSNKFDKLGMRGSNTCELFFDGVEVPAENILGQLNGGVRVLMSGLDYERVVLSGGPTGIMQSCMDLVVPYIHDRKQFGQSIGEFQLIQGKIADMYTQLNASRAYLYAVAQACDRGETTRKDAAGVILYTAERATQMALEAIQILGGNGYINEFPAGRLLRDAKLYEIGAGTSEIRRMLIGRELFNETR
- a CDS encoding AMP-binding protein — its product is MSQPSYSRGRQDQPLLTLTIGQAFDATVARCADGEALVVRHQGLRYSWRQLAEQVDQHARALMALGVNTGDRVGIWSPNCAQWCILQVASAKVGAILVNINPAYRVGELEYVLRQSGCRWLVCADAFKSSDYHAMVQELVPELATSHIGELASQRLPELRGVISLAAKPPSGFLPWPALAERAGQVSTEAYAARQQGLQFDQPVNIQYTSGTTGAPKGATLSHYNILNNGFMVGESLGLSERDRMVIPVPLYHCFGMVMANLGCITHGSTMVYPNDAFDAELTLRAVAEERASILYGVPTMFIAMLDHPSRTQLDLTTLRSGIMAGATCPIEVMRRVIDQMHMAEVQIAYGMTETSPVSLQTGPDDELELRVTTVGRTQPQLETKLVDADGCIVGRGEIGELCTRGYSVMLGYWDNPQATADAIDPAGWMHSGDLAVMDEQGHVRIVGRNKDMIIRGGENIYPRELEEFFYTHPAVADAQVVGIPCSRYGEEIVAWIKLHPGHSATVEELQGWCKARIAHFKVPRYFRFVDEFPMTVTGKVQKFRMREISVAEITTVTAG
- a CDS encoding alpha-1,4-glucan--maltose-1-phosphate maltosyltransferase, whose protein sequence is MSRNEPFESVPMANDHPDQAISLSQALLAPRIVIEDTQPVLDAGTFAAKAVSGQPVAVSSKVYGDGHDRLAVVLNWRQAHSRRWHCVPMQSPGNDLWLAEFTPIELGPHLFSIEAWIDPFATYCHDLEKKYHAGVEVKLELEEGRLMLGQGIDLSEGALREELSALQQQLVSLKADDQVALLLHPDTARLMAEAEHRSYQTRSGEFPVDVDRPAALFASWYELFPRSVTDSPERHGTFNDVHERLPMIRDMGFDVLYFPPIHPIGTQHRKGRNNALRAEPGDPGSPYAIGSPEGGHEAIHPQLGTREDFRRLVAAAAEHGLEIALDFAIQCSQDHPWLKEHPGWFSWRPDGTIRYAENPPKKYQDIVNVDFYAADAVPSLWLALRDVVVGWVEEGVKTFRVDNPHTKPLPFWQWLIANVRSQYPEVIFLAEAFTKPAMMARLGKVGYAQSYTYFTWRNSKQELREYFEELNQPPWRHCYRPNFFVNTPDINPYFLHTSGRAGFLIRAALATMGSGLWGMYSGFELCESTPLPGKEEYLDSEKYEIRPRDFNQPGNIVAEIAQLNRIRRQNRALQTHLGVAFFNCWNDNILYFAKRTPERDNYILVAISLDPHNAQEASFELPLWELGLDDNADTLGEDLMNGHRWTWHGKTQWMRIEPWHQPFGIWRIEKAR